In the genome of Lathyrus oleraceus cultivar Zhongwan6 chromosome 4, CAAS_Psat_ZW6_1.0, whole genome shotgun sequence, the window gattcaaatgaatttggttccttcttcaaagttatatctctttcaaccatattcaatttggtcacaaatttgacaccatttggagcttgcatGATGGAGGTATGGATTttaaaagttgaggaaaattgtttgttcaatgataaggacccaaatggacctataatgtttcctcatggaacatgcCCTTACAGGTGGAATTTGATCTTtctcaaatgagaaaagttgaAGAAGACATATTGAAATTAATAATTAAACTTGTACaatattcatatcataaaaattgaggaagttatggttcttagaagttgaccttctatctagcGCACAaccaaaatgacctataatttttcaccataaaaaatgaatttccaagaaaaactagatcttgattccaacatgaaagttgtttttaatgtcataaagATTAACTTgactcttggaatcattttcatatgaataaacatgtaggagatagggtctagggaaccctagatttgactagttgatttttctggtcaacctccttgaaccaacttgcaaacttgaagttattttgctctttgaggatcatggaggatcatatattctTATTATGAAATAAAATTAAGTAtaccttgatatctttgaccaaatgttgaagaaacttgttgaggaaggcacacaagatacctagatgaattagggcttccttgacaaacaagcttcaaactcttgatgaattcttgatcaaaataacaaataaagaacacggggatccatatatgatactttGAACCAATGTGGAACTTTGATAACTTGATCCATTGCATTGAcggtctcaaaccctagttgtgagcttgatgaggcacatgtggatacacacactacctacaaaaagaaacaaaattacaccagacatattttttgtattttgattagtaaacaaagaaaataaagtatgatacaatcacaaatgcttgttgatctctcccaatgcaaacccaatgaatgataggtgaggaggataccaaggtgtgatctcaatgtTAATGCCAAGTTTAtagatggcatgagggatcttaggggtcaaaattagggtcttacgCAGAACTTTTATCAACGGGAAATTATCGAGACTTGGGAGTCCTGTACATGATAGTTTTCCAACCCCTTTAATTTCACCTTTAACACTCTCTCCAAACGTGACATAGCCAGTTGAGTATGACTTGATGTTTTCAAGAAATTTCTTGACACATGTCATGTGTCTGGAACgtccactatcaaaataccagtcttctcgAGCTGAAGCTCTAAGAGAGGTGTGAGCTATAAGGTTGGTGTTAACAGACTTGGGTATCCATTCTTTCTTTTGATTAACCCTGGGTTGTGTTGGATACCTGGGATAACCATACAATTTGAAACAAAAGGGTTTTATATGACCATATTTTCCATAGTAATGACATCTCTATCATGACAACTTACCTTTAGTTTGGGAGTTCTGATGATTGACATGGTGTTGAGCCATAAGTTTAGACATAACAGGTTTAGACTTCCTCCCTAGAAGAACAAAGTTGGTCATAAATGATTCTCCTTGGCTGGCAGAGATTGATTTTTAAAGCCAATCCCTCTTAGATCTCCAGCTGCTTTTCCAATTTGAAAAACTTCATCTAATATATTAGATCCCTTGTTTAGCATTCTTACAGTTTTTGTCATGTTTTCAAGCTTAAAAGTCAACAATATCACCTCATTTTGGAGATCAGAGATGGTGAATTGAAATCCTTCTTTTTCAGCCTGCATTTGAGATataattttcttctgtttttctccGAGCTGGCATACTTGTTCACTTATGATGCAAAGTTCTCTGTAGGATGCAGCCAGTTCCTCATAAGATAGTTCTTCATCATAtgaatcttcatcagattcatatcTTCCAATTAGAGCAATAACATGTCTATCAGCTTCATCCTCAGGTTCACTTTCAGAGTTATCCTCATCAGACCAAGAGACAGACAATCCATTTTTTTTGAGATAGGTAGGACATTCAGATCTAATGTGTCCAAATCCTTCACACCATGACACTGAATTCTTTTACCTTGATTGGATCTCTCTTCAGTTCTTGTTCTTATCTGGAAATCATTAGTATCCCTGATGTCAAAagggatgttcttgacatttggtcttgACTTCCTGTCAAATCTCTTTAGAaccttgttgaattgtcttcccaGAAGAACTATATCATTGATCATTCCTTCATCAGTATCCAAGTCACATTGGTTTTGTTCATCTTCAGTATTGGATGCAAATgctatgcttttggttttctttttaGATATGTCACTAATACCCGATTCAAAGGATTAGAGAGACCCAATAAGTTCATCTCCTCTCATGGTGTTGATGTCCTGAGCTTCCTCAATAgttgtgaccttcatgtcaaattgTTTAGGTAGAGACCTTAGAATTTTTCTCACTAGTTTTTCTTCTGGAATTCTTTCTCCCAAGGCACTAGATGAATTAGTTATTTCAAGAATACTCACGTGAAAATCATGAATattctcatcatctttcatctttagattctcaaATCTGGTGGTGAGAAGCTGAAGTCTATACATCTTCACTTTtgatgtgccttcatgagtggttcTGAGGATTTCCCAGGCTTCTTTAGATACTGTACAGGTATTTATCATCCTGAATATATTTTTTTCCACCCCATTGAAtagtgcattcaaggctttgtAATTTTCAAGAGccaattcatcttcttccttagacaaGTCCTCTTCAGGTTTTAGTTCAGTAGTAGCCTTCCCATCTTTGTCATTCACAACAGGATGTTTCCATCCTCCAATGATAACTTTCCATGTCTTGTTATCCATGGATTTTAAGAAAGTCACCATCATTGCCTACCAATAGTCATAATTGGATCCATCTAAGATGAGGTGTCTGTTGATAAATCCTTTTTCCTTGTCCATGGAGCCAAAAAGTATCTTCCCCGAATCTCATGCAGAAACAGAGCAGGATGTCTGgtctgataccaattgaaattctggcaAGCAAATCCCTGATGTCGTACACGATATCACGATCTCAAGGTCTGCACATTATCACACCATAAATAATAACATGATTAAAATAACAGTAATTAATACAATCAGTTGTTAACCAAATCCTGAACAACCTCATGTTTTACAtacttctcacctaatctctacttGTGGAAGTTTCTATCTAGGAcactcctagatatgagacccctctcaTTTCCCTCAACCACACAACAACAAAACAACTGACAAACACAATCATCTCTTACCTAAAAGCTTATGAGGGATTGTTCGATACAACACAATACATATGTCCAATTCAAGTATTAATGAGATACTCAAATGGCTCATACAAAGCACACATATGAAACCCTAATGATAACACTATACCACACTACTTTGATACTTCCTTAGGTTTAGAACTCCTCTATAAATATTAGTGAAGAGACATGGGCTTCGGTCTTGATTTGTAGCAGATCCAAGATCTCTGCACAATCTTCTGAAGATATGATTTCAATCAAATCGGATATTTCCTGAAATGTCTTGACATCGTTACTTTGTAAATAAGTCAAGACACAATATTCTTCAGGTACAAGGAAAACACTCAATAATATAAGTGAACTAAATCTTCAGAAAAAACATTAAATAGACTAAATCTCACAAGATGCTTAAGCACTAGCACGCTGTAATGTTGAAACAACATGTCAGGACATCTTGTTTAACATCTATAAAAAatacttgtttttccaaaatTCAGCCAATCACAATATGTCAGACCTAACCGGCCTAATACCCCTCAATTTTGTACATCCTTCCATTTTATATCGTTCGGGCCTAGCCAGGTCTGCTTTTGCCAACAAAAATCATCTTATATTTTTGTATgctatttttatttataaaatttaataaaatacTGTTATTAAGAAAAATTTAATTACAATTTTAATCTCTATATTTTAGAAGATTCATGAAAATATAAGTCGTCGatttttcataaaaaaatgaGAAAGACACCAAatctattttaatttaaaataaataataattttgtgaattaaataaaattgagaaatcaaaactataatttaatttaaaaaaaatacattaTCAATTTTAAATATAAAACGTGAAAGTGAAataaaaactatttaaaattttaaaaaaattaaattaattttataaataaattaaaatatagaaATCAAAACAACAATTATATCTAAAATATATATAAAGTCTTCCACCCATATTTTTTTAACAAATCAAATCCTACCCAAACTTGGAATCTTGGGATCGAAAAAGCAACATACTAGTACTGCATTAgtaaaataatattttattaaattaaaaaaaaaaatacaaagCAAAAGTATAGTACTGTACAACTCCAATTCCATTTCCAATTGGAATTCCATTTACAAAAGCCATGCGTATTTGCGTTGAGTTGTTGTGAGTGATGGACGTTTTGATTCTCACATAGCCCTCTTCCACATGCTCCATCTTCTTGTTCTTCCTCTGCCTTCGCACGATTCACAGTCACAGCAGAGAAGAAAATAAAGCAAATCAGTAAAGTGCTCATGCTCATGCTCATGCTCTTTCTTTGCTTTACCACACCTCTCTCATTCTAACGCTCCTCACACACCACTCTCTTTCTTTCTCTCCCTTTTACTTTTTCCACTACTCCTTTATTTTCTCTCTGAACCAAAACCCAACCCTTCCATTCTCATCATCATTATGCCTCTCAACTTTCTCCTCCTCCTCCTCTTTCTCCTTATCTCATTCCTCTCCCACCAACCTCTCTCTTCCGCTTCCGCACCTCGCAACCCCGAAGGTAAATAAACTTCACTTCATACTTCATACTTTCTATTTTTCAAAAACTTAATTAGTTATTAATctatattatataatatataaaaaaataataatatatttcAGTGGAAGCTTTGATGAGTATAAAAGATTCTCTCAACGATCCTCACGGTGCGTTAAGCAACTGGGACGAATTCTCCGTGGACCCTTGCAGCTGGTCCATGATTACTTGCTCTTCCGACTCTTTAGTTATCGGCCTGTTAGTTCCCTTCTCACTACCATTTCAACTTTGCTTCAATTTTTTAGTCCTTTAAATCATTAACACAgatttttttttgtatattttTACAGCGGAGCTCCCAGTCAATCACTCTCCGGGATTTTGTCTTCCGCAATTGGAAATTTAACTAATCTTAAACAAGTGTTCGTCgaattttctctttaattttttGTCATTTTGTTTTTAGTGGCTTTGGAATGTGTTTGTTTTTATGTATTTGTTTGTAACTGTGACTTTGTTAGGTAGCTAGTTAGGGTCTGTTTTAGAGTCTCTATCATCTCTTGAGAATGTTCAGTTCAGTATATTGTTGTTGGAGTTTTCTGATTTGGGCTTTTTTGGTTGAATGTAGGTTACTGCAGAATAACAACATCTCAGGGAAAATACCACCGGAACTTGGATATCTTCCCAAGCTTCAGACTTTAGATCTTTCAAGTAACAGTTTCTCTGGGTTCATTCCACCTTCTCTCAGTCAATTGAATAGTCTCAAGTACCTGTGAGTATACACTGTTTTCTTGTTTTCTTCTACTAAAAAATCTTTTTCTTATTCACTAACATATAAAATATACTATTATATTGTTTTTGTATTCTTGTATTATGTATgtgatttatttaattttttgtttttgtttgcAGGAGGCTGAACAACAATAGTTTGTCTGGACCCTTTCCTGTTTCGCTGGACAAAATTACACAACTTACTTTCTTGTGAGTATATGGTTAAATTTAAATCACTTCTCTTCTCTCACACGTCTTTGTATTGTTCAGCGTTATTTGTCAACATTTATTTTGTGAAACTGAGATATGCTAACTCTGAACATTCAGGGACTTGTCTTATAACAATCTCAGTGGACCATTGCCCAAGTTTCCAGCCAGGTCATTTAAGTATGGCTTCTCTCTCTTTCAGATGAGGACAAAATAGTGTTCTATTGTTACTGTGTTTTTCTACTGTGCCTTTGTTTTGATTCACTGTTTCTTTGTAGTATTGTTGGAAACCCGTTAATTTGTATAAGCAAATCTATTGAAGGCTGCTCTGGAACAGTCACCCTTATGCCTGTTCCTTTCTCACAAGTATCATCACAAGGTATGCCCTTCTTATCCCCGCACTCGTGATCTTTAAGACATTTCGTGGCTCTTCGGCTTCTGTTTGATATTTGCACAGGCAGTTTTCTTCACTCAACATTTTAAACCTGTATTATATTTCCATTTGTAGGAAAACACAAGTCCAAAAAACTGGCAATTGCTCTTGGGGTCAGCTTTAGTTGTGTTTTTCTCTTAATCGTGTGTTTGGGGCTCTTTTGGTATAGAAAGAAAAGACAGCATGGAGCCATCTTGTATATTGGTGGTATGTAGTTCTGGAACAACGGTTCTTATTATAGTTTATAACCTTTAAAATTGGTAGTGTTAGAAAACGATTAATCTTTATGATGTTGGTGATTTTGTAGATTATAAAGAGGAGGCTGTTGTTAGCTTAGGGAATCTTAAAAGTTTTGGTTTCAGAGAGCTCCAACATGCAACGGATAGTTTCAGCTCTAAGAGTATACTCGGTGCTGGAGGTTTTGGCAATGTTTATAGGGGGAAGCTTGGAGATGGTACAATGGTGGCGGTGAAAAGACTGAAAGATGTAAATGGTAGTGCTGGTGAGTTACAGTTCCAAACAGAATTGGAAATGATCAGCTTGGCAGTTCACCGTAATTTACTTCGCTTAATTGGATATTGTGCTACTCCCACCGAAAAACTTCTGGTTTACCCTTACATGTCTAATGGAAGTGTGGCCTCCAGGCTTAGAGGTAGTTAACTTTCTGTCCTAGTTGCTAGTGGCCTTTGGTTTGGGCCTTAGGACTCTCAGATATACCTTTTCATAATAAACATGCAGTTACAATCATAATTCATTAACTTTCACGGTTTTTAATATCATGTGGGTGATGTAACAGGAAAACCAGCTTTAGATTGGAACACAAGAAAGAGGATAGCAATTGGAGCTGCTAGGGGCCTTCTGTACCTTCATGAGCAATGTGATCCAAAGATAATACACAGAGATGTAAAGGCTGCCAACGTGCTCCTGGATGACGATTACGAGGCTATTGTTGGTGATTTTGGCCTTGCAAAGCTTCTCGATCATGCTGATTCCCATGTCACCACTGCAGTCCGTGGCACTGTCGGGCACATTGCGCCGGAGTACCTCTCCACTGGCCAATCATCTGAGAAAACTGATGTGTTTGGATTCGGCATTCTCTTGTTAGAGCTTATAACTGGAATGACAGCTCTTGAGTTCGGGAAAACCTTGAATCAAAAAGGTGCTATGCTTGAGTGGGTAAGTCTTTCTATCCAATTATTTGACGCAATTATAACTGGAATGACAGCTCTTGTATTTGACACAATTATTTACTAGTTAATCCTATATGTAATATGCATAGTGTGATATTAACAAGATACTAAAAAACATATGAATGTGAGAGCTGTGTAGTTGTTGACAGCAGGTACCTGCCCCTTTGTACATATCCTTGAAATGATATAGATATATATCTATATGTTAGGTAAGATATTTCATATACCTCAGAGAGACCAATGATCAATTTTCATCGGTGATGCGACAGGTTAGGAAAATACAGCAAGAAAAAAAGGTTGAAGTGTTGGTGGACAAAGAACTAGGGAGCAACTATGATAGGATAGAGGTTGGGGAGATGCTGCAAGTAGCTCTACTTTGCACTCAATATTTGACAGCTCACCGTCCGAAAATGTCTGAAGTAGTCCGAATGCTTGAAGGAGACGGACTTGCTGAGAAATGGGCATCAACACATAATTACGGTAGCAACTGCTGGAGCCATAGTCACAGCAACAACAGTAGCAGCAATAGCTCATGTCGCCCTATCTCTACTTCAAAACACGATGACAATATTCATGACCGATCCAGCTTGTTTGGCATGACGATGGATGATGACGATGATCAGTCTTTGGATTCCTATGCTATGGAACTCTCTGGTCCTAGATAAATTACGAAGTCAAGAACATTAGTTTTAGTGGGAAGGTACAAAAAAGGAGCAGAAGTTCTTTTGGCCATAGAAATCTTTTAACAGgaaattttattatattttgtTTAGTCCATGATATAATATAACCAATGTATATATTCTCTATTACAATTTTGTCATTTTGGATTGTTGTAGATATCAGTAGAGTATATGAAAATGTTCTTGATGTTGAAACTAGTGAAAAGAATGAGTGAAGGTCACGGTTTAAGCTTTCAGGGTTCAGCTGTTAGGGTCATATTCGATCTGATATTTTTGCAGGGTCACGCCTATTCTTTTGCTTTAATTGGTGCCTTTTTCTGTGTTCTTTTACCTTTCTGTCTTGTTTCTTATCTTCATTGGTCATTACTTTAGTCGGTATTGTCTTGTTTCCTTTTACTACCAGACCTTAGTATCTGTTTTCCTTTGACTCATTGCACCTTCCTAAAGTAAATTTTCTGGTGCATCTTACACATGGTTTGTGATTTTTTATTTGAGTTCTTTTACTCTTAATTTTGAATAACACTAGGATTATTGTAtgatatttttaatttttaaaataaaattaaatattaaagATTCTATTTGAGAACCAAGCCTTGGACTTTTTTGGAGCCAGAGTGCCACCATCCCTAATCTTTACCCTATAGAGTGTTATTCAAAATTAAAAATAGAATATCTGCCCTAATCTCTTGATCCTAAACTCTTTACCCTATCTACTTGAGAACCAAAGACTTTTTTTTGGAGCCATAGGACCACCATCTCTCATCTCTCCATCCGCATCACCCTAATTTTAGATCTCTTTACTCTTTCATGAAATTTTAGTTTTTCTTTTGGAAATTGTTGGATTCTTTTGTAGTATGAATCATATTGCTTCAATATTAGTTCTATGTTGATTGAACATTTTGATGTAACTGAAGGTTCAGAATACCCAACAAATGGAGGGTTGAAAGGGGTTTTAAATATGACCGTTTTTCGCGATCCAAAGACAATAATAACAATGATAAAAATGATAAGATATTTTTATTCTGGTTCACCTTTTGGTTAGTTCAGTCCACTTGTCAGAATGATTTTGCCTTCTCAATATAacttaatccaataatcaaaCTGATTACAATCTTAAAGATTATCCGTCAATGACTTAAGAATTCTGACTAAACTTAGACCTTTAAGGAATTACAACTTAAAGACTACCCGTCAATCATTATGACTAAACTTAGTCCCTTAAGGAATTACAACTCAAAGACTATCCATCAATGTCTTCTCAAAGATTCTGACTAAACTTAGTCCCTTAAAAAATTTAACAACTATTAAATACAAGATTTTGTGTTTACAATATTGCTTCAAAATAAGCAGATACACAAACTGATAAATAAATTTTACACTTAAGAATATATGAAATAGAGGGTTAAGTGTTTCTCTCTATTTTCTCTTTCTCGATATTGATTTTATCTATTGAAATTCTTCAGCATTCATATATATGCTTTGTCAATAAAGTTCGTCATCTTTATCAACATTCTTTGTCCTCTTTATATAGATGATGAATTAATACAATTGGAAGATAAAATTGAAATTCTCTATTAATTCCACCCACCACCGTACCAGTGGTACGAGGTTGAGTCGTAAGTCGTTGATAATGGAGAGAAAATCTCTGATAGTCGTTGATAGTATATTCCTTGGGAATATCATTGTATCTGTCCTTTAGATTTTGTCACTCAAATTGTACTATATTCTAAAAAATCCATTCAATCATTTTCTCTAAATCATTGGCTTCGTATATGAGATGTTTTGAAACTTGATCAGAGTTCAAAGTCTTGAAGATTAGACTTTAGAGTATAGTGAAAATAAGGCTTGAATTTATCAGAGTAATTATGGATTGTTTGCTTCAAAAGCGTTGACTATGATATCCGGAGTTGACTATCAGTTTATCACTTCTTCGTATTCTAACTTTGATTCAAAATCTAATGATATCCAAAGTCCAGAGTCTGATGAAGAGTCTAGAGTCTCTCTATCTGGAGTCCAGAGTTTGTTGAAGTCCAGAGTCTAGAGTCTCTTTATATATAGTCCAGAGTCTGTTTTGTTCAACTTTGTTCAACGTTTACCTTGTTCAGAGTTTGCTTTATCCAACAACTGTCTTGTTCAAATTCTGCTTTATCAAACATCTGGCTTCTTTAGATTATGCTTTGTCCAGTATCAGACTTGTTCATAATCTGCTCTATTCAGCATCTGATTTGTTCAGATTCTGCACACTTAACAAACTATTATAGTACAAAATTGTTCTttatactttgttatcatcaaaactcaaggattgtagatgtagaaccaaatttattcaaaaaatcttcccctttttgatgatgacaaatatTATAATTTTGATTAATAATGTTGACTTGATAAATAATCAGCTAAAAAACAGAGTTAGGTTTGTAAGTTCCCATTAGTTTTAGATTTCAAAATTTTCTTAGTTTAAGTTCACAGAGTGAGGTTTGCAAGCTCCCCTTGAGTTTAAGACTTATAAAAATTATGATTTTCAATCAGCATAGAAATCTCATAGTTTATCTAATAAATTTTAAACACATTTGGATTTATCTTGGgataaaaatgaatcaaaatcATATTATTTCTTCCCCTTTGTCATAAATAAAAAAGAATCATAAGATATCATTTAAAGACATTAAAATTGATTTTTGAAAGTGACACTACATAATGATAAAAACATGATCATTCTAGCAAATAATATTGTAGGATGGTGGTGGTGTCTAGAATGATTGTTAACAACTTTTCAATTTTCGAATTGGTCCAATCTTATTCTTACAACTGAGCATTTGAGAGAATCAGTTAATAATATTTACAATGTGTATATGACCTCTAAATGTAATATGACAAAATGTAACTATTGTAGTAGAAATGATCATGATGATTTATCTTGATTCATTATAAAGAACCATGAGAATAAAAAGATATTAATTCTTATTCATATCACTTCTATTTATaagaaaatcatgaaaataaCATGAAAACCAATTTTTTCCATCTTACTTTTATGATTATAACTCAAATTTGAAATCTAGAAACTATCTGCATCACATTAATACTAGAGGAATCAAAATGATATGGGTacctaaaataaaaaaaacttaaGCTCATATTAAAGGTATGTTTTACAGTCACAAACACTAAATAATAtatgtcgcatccgcgaaaaacaaccggcgggctaaaacaaaacaacacagagccgccaccgtgcgttatttatcccaaaagagggaaaggaaacgctcgaagtaaacctggaaaagacatggtctcgcgaccaaagagatgggtacgggagtcggttatgcgaagggaaggtattagcacccctatgcatccgtcgtactcgacgggatccacgctcaggAAGATggaataaggttgctaaaactgctcacaaacatcacacacacacactgaaaacaacacaggtgggagaagaggggaaagggctcgctaggatatcgcatcctatgcctacgtatctcatctggaatgagaatcagagctaccgtagttcggctcacgcacgccgaacaaaacacacgcaaaacaggcaaacatggaaacc includes:
- the LOC127138474 gene encoding probable LRR receptor-like serine/threonine-protein kinase At4g30520 gives rise to the protein MPLNFLLLLLFLLISFLSHQPLSSASAPRNPEVEALMSIKDSLNDPHGALSNWDEFSVDPCSWSMITCSSDSLVIGLGAPSQSLSGILSSAIGNLTNLKQVLLQNNNISGKIPPELGYLPKLQTLDLSSNSFSGFIPPSLSQLNSLKYLRLNNNSLSGPFPVSLDKITQLTFLDLSYNNLSGPLPKFPARSFNIVGNPLICISKSIEGCSGTVTLMPVPFSQVSSQGKHKSKKLAIALGVSFSCVFLLIVCLGLFWYRKKRQHGAILYIGDYKEEAVVSLGNLKSFGFRELQHATDSFSSKSILGAGGFGNVYRGKLGDGTMVAVKRLKDVNGSAGELQFQTELEMISLAVHRNLLRLIGYCATPTEKLLVYPYMSNGSVASRLRGKPALDWNTRKRIAIGAARGLLYLHEQCDPKIIHRDVKAANVLLDDDYEAIVGDFGLAKLLDHADSHVTTAVRGTVGHIAPEYLSTGQSSEKTDVFGFGILLLELITGMTALEFGKTLNQKGAMLEWVRKIQQEKKVEVLVDKELGSNYDRIEVGEMLQVALLCTQYLTAHRPKMSEVVRMLEGDGLAEKWASTHNYGSNCWSHSHSNNSSSNSSCRPISTSKHDDNIHDRSSLFGMTMDDDDDQSLDSYAMELSGPR